A section of the Nerophis ophidion isolate RoL-2023_Sa linkage group LG16, RoL_Noph_v1.0, whole genome shotgun sequence genome encodes:
- the tmcc2 gene encoding transmembrane and coiled-coil domains protein 2 isoform X3, which translates to MQQGLKDVGANVRAGISGFGGGVVEGVKGGVSALTHTAVVSKPREFASLIRNKFGSADNIAHLKDTLEDGVGCHADDTPTPRALSGSATLVSSPKYGSDDECSSATSGSAACSNSGGVGGGVGGVGVGVGVGGLGGVLVPTMGSPRLDGHHHHHHHVHSSWDSLLEGLQEIKASQAHMEDTIEDMKGQLQSDYSYMTQCLQEERYRYERLEEQLSDLTELHQNEMSNLKQELASMEEKVAYQSYERARDIQEAVESCLTRITKLELQQQQQQVVQLEGVENANARALLGKLINVILALMAVLLVFVSTLANFITPLMKTRARVAATVLLTVLLFVLWKHWDFVETWLLPR; encoded by the exons ATGCAGCAAGGATTGAAGGACGTGGGGGCCAATGTCCGAGCAGGGATAAGTGGCTTCGGCGGTGGCGTTGTGGAAGGGGTCAAAGGTGGCGTGTCAGCCCTCACTCACACTGCCGTGGTCTCTAAGCCGAGGGAGTTTGCCAGCCTCATCAGGAACAAGTTTGGCAGCGCGGATAACATCGCTCACCTCAAGGACACGCTGGAGGACGGCGTCGGGTGCCATGCAGACGACACCCCCACGCCCCGCGCCCTGAGTGGAAGCGCCACGCTGGTCTCCAGCCCGAAGTACGGCAGCGACGATGAGTGCTCCAGCGCCACGTCCGGCTCAGCTGCGTGCAGCAACTCTGGCGGGGTGGGAGGAGGAGTAGGAGGAGTAGGAGTAGGAGTAGGAGTAGGAGGATTAGGAGGAGTGTTAGTACCCACTATGGGGAGTCCCAGGTTAGACGggcaccatcatcatcaccatcatgtGCACAGCTCGTGGGACTCTCTCCTTGAGGGCCTGCAGGAGATCAAAGCTAGTCAGGCCCACATGGAAGACACCATCGAGGACATGAAGGGCCAGCTGCAGAGCGACTACTCCTACATGACACAGTGCCTGCAAGAGGAGAGATACAG GTACGAACGACTAGAAGAACAGCTGAGCGACCTGACGGAGCTTCATCAGAACGAGATGAGCAACCTCAAACAGGAACTGGCCAGCATGGAGGAGAAAGTGGCCTATCAGTCCTATGAGCGAGCACGAGACATCCAG GAGGCAGTGGAGTCGTGCCTGACGCGCATCACCAAGCTGGAgctgcagcagcaacagcagcaggtGGTCCAGCTGGAAGGCGTCGAGAACGCCAACGCTCGGGCGCTGCTGGGCAAGCTCATCAACGTCATCCTGGCGCTGATGGCCGTGCTGCTGGTCTTCGTGTCCACGCTGGCCAACTTCATCACCCCGCTGATGAAGACCCGGGCCCGTGTGGCCGCCACCGTTCTGCTGACTGTGCTGCTCTTCGTTCTGTGGAAGCATTGGGACTTTGTGGAGACATGGCTGCTGCCACGCTGA